From Methanocella paludicola SANAE, a single genomic window includes:
- a CDS encoding DUF2797 domain-containing protein: protein MRIIGYSSIDRTLLTDTGNISLADDIGLILRKRGCAGRWEDDRYIPCDSDTAPFCERCSGILPDPCIMCRGECTKREKTCTMEHSVYLAIFSPDLVKVGVSKTRRLETRLMEQGADVGLEIARFPDGELARKREQELAATYPDRVTFENKIDGLSQPVNSETLQMVYSRYDAGRVMRFDYFREKPWMKPIVLEPHENGAISGRVLGVKGQALVIEKGSTLYVINMDGLIGYDVEQGKGPVNLQTSLLEFTKQ from the coding sequence ATGAGGATCATCGGCTACTCTTCAATAGACAGGACTCTTTTAACGGACACGGGCAACATCAGCCTTGCAGACGATATCGGCCTGATCCTTCGAAAGCGCGGCTGCGCGGGACGCTGGGAGGATGACAGGTACATACCCTGCGACAGCGATACTGCCCCGTTCTGCGAGCGCTGCAGCGGCATCCTGCCCGACCCATGCATCATGTGCCGGGGCGAGTGCACGAAGCGGGAGAAGACCTGTACCATGGAGCATTCCGTATACCTTGCCATCTTTTCGCCAGACCTCGTGAAGGTGGGCGTCTCGAAGACGCGGCGCCTCGAAACGCGGCTAATGGAGCAAGGCGCGGACGTGGGATTAGAGATAGCACGCTTCCCCGATGGCGAGCTGGCCCGGAAGCGGGAGCAAGAGCTCGCCGCAACGTACCCGGACCGCGTGACGTTCGAGAATAAGATCGATGGGCTTTCACAGCCCGTGAACAGTGAAACGCTACAGATGGTCTACTCGCGATACGACGCCGGGCGGGTCATGCGATTCGACTACTTCAGGGAGAAGCCCTGGATGAAGCCCATCGTGCTGGAGCCGCACGAAAATGGGGCTATATCGGGGCGGGTACTGGGCGTGAAAGGGCAGGCACTGGTCATCGAGAAGGGCAGCACGCTATACGTTATAAACATGGATGGCCTGATCGGGTATGACGTAGAACAAGGAAAAGGCCCGGTAAATTTACAAACATCACTACTCGAATTCACAAAACAGTGA
- a CDS encoding pyruvate kinase alpha/beta domain-containing protein: MITREITYFDNAGPQNTDDTIRLAVKRAKELGIKYIVVASVSGETGVKTARAFKGTGAKVVVVGHHVGFSKPGARELEERHIKELQELGAVIIEQTHALSGVERSISRRLGGASRVEAIAEALRTVVSVGTKVAVECSIMAADGGQVPVDGMTEIIAMGGTWPGVDTACVILPAHANNFFDLHVLEIVCMPRNKAKPAH, from the coding sequence ATGATAACTCGTGAAATTACTTATTTTGATAACGCGGGGCCACAAAACACAGATGACACGATACGGCTGGCAGTGAAGAGGGCGAAGGAGCTGGGCATCAAGTACATCGTCGTGGCCAGCGTCAGCGGCGAAACTGGGGTTAAGACCGCCAGGGCCTTCAAGGGCACGGGTGCGAAGGTAGTAGTCGTAGGGCATCACGTCGGCTTCTCGAAACCCGGCGCCCGGGAACTTGAAGAACGGCATATCAAAGAACTTCAGGAGCTTGGCGCTGTCATCATCGAGCAGACGCACGCCCTGTCGGGCGTAGAGCGGTCTATAAGCCGGCGCCTCGGGGGAGCGTCACGAGTAGAGGCGATCGCCGAAGCGCTGAGGACCGTGGTCAGTGTGGGCACAAAGGTAGCCGTCGAGTGCAGCATCATGGCGGCCGACGGAGGCCAGGTGCCGGTAGACGGCATGACGGAAATTATCGCCATGGGCGGCACATGGCCCGGCGTCGATACGGCCTGTGTCATACTACCGGCGCACGCCAACAACTTCTTCGACCTCCACGTCCTGGAGATCGTCTGCATGCCCCGCAATAAGGCAAAGCCCGCTCACTGA
- a CDS encoding ASCH domain-containing protein yields MQGVMLRAIGMVDESVEKMWKDYLKSAGVSSATYTAWQFGRTPEVADELAALVIEGRKRATTGLAFEYELEGEPLPKKGDLSIVLGGDGRARCIIRTTSVRIMPFGDVPEEFAWKEGEDDRSLRSWREVHERVFTLDCESIGRKFGPDMQVVCEEFEVVFQ; encoded by the coding sequence ATGCAGGGCGTAATGCTACGGGCGATAGGCATGGTGGACGAATCGGTAGAAAAGATGTGGAAGGATTATTTGAAGTCAGCAGGAGTATCATCAGCCACGTATACGGCCTGGCAATTCGGCAGGACTCCCGAAGTCGCCGACGAGCTGGCGGCCCTGGTGATCGAAGGCAGAAAACGAGCGACCACGGGATTGGCCTTCGAGTATGAGCTCGAGGGCGAGCCCCTGCCGAAGAAAGGCGACCTCAGCATTGTCCTCGGCGGCGACGGCAGAGCGAGATGCATTATCCGCACCACGTCGGTCCGGATCATGCCCTTCGGGGATGTGCCGGAAGAGTTCGCCTGGAAAGAGGGCGAGGACGACCGCAGCCTGAGGAGCTGGAGAGAGGTCCATGAGCGGGTCTTTACCCTGGATTGCGAGTCCATCGGAAGAAAATTCGGCCCCGACATGCAGGTCGTCTGCGAAGAGTTCGAAGTCGTTTTTCAGTGA
- a CDS encoding GAF domain-containing sensor histidine kinase, whose translation MAAMASAAGSMEVTAQKHTDSPFAKYHLIFDSVRDIILLMDEDGTILDANQAAVQAYGYSKNELRAMNASKLRSPEERQKMRDQWEQCGEGGLFESLHMRKNGATFPAEINLRWLQLDGRQVIVAVVRDITERKRAEDELQRANRSLHALSKCDDAVIHAGEEKSLLENVCQIIVETGGYRMAWIGYVEHDEAKTVRPVAQKGYESGYLESVRITWADRERGRGPTGASIRTKSPHVIRNVLTDPSFAPWREEAVKRGYASVLGLPLISEGNVFGALTIYSGRPDAFDEVEVALLKEMADDIAYGIVSLRYRLRQTEIEKALRKSQYILAKAQEIAHVGNWAWNPRIDEMSWSDEGFRIFGYEPGSVRLTLEWFISRIFEGDRDNVREFAYAARDDNKLGSIDYRIMMPDGTIRYVTSVADKVVRDHDGTAKWVYGISQDITERKQAEVELQEAKEQAELYVDLMGHDINNMNQIGMGYLELALRALELEGSLGPQYRTFIEKPYEAFESSSRLIDTVIKLRRAKALDIRMEVVDLGRILDEAKARYSLVPGRSITINTHYSHVRRYPVMANVLLADVFSNLLGNSIKHSEGPLAIDIRLSPRAEPDGKYYVVTIEDNGPGIPDDLKAGLFARFHRGRTKAKGTGLGLFLVKMLVESFSGKIWVEDRVPGDFRKGSKFVVVLRAADE comes from the coding sequence ATGGCGGCCATGGCCAGCGCGGCCGGGAGCATGGAAGTGACGGCACAAAAGCATACCGATAGCCCGTTCGCAAAATATCATCTCATCTTCGACAGCGTACGGGACATCATCCTTCTCATGGACGAGGACGGCACTATCCTTGATGCTAACCAGGCCGCAGTCCAGGCATACGGCTACTCGAAAAATGAGCTGCGGGCCATGAACGCCAGCAAGCTGCGCAGCCCAGAAGAGCGGCAAAAGATGCGCGACCAGTGGGAACAATGCGGCGAGGGCGGCCTGTTCGAGTCCCTGCATATGCGCAAGAATGGGGCCACGTTCCCCGCCGAGATCAACCTTCGGTGGCTGCAGCTTGACGGCCGGCAGGTCATCGTGGCCGTCGTGAGGGATATCACCGAGCGTAAGCGTGCAGAGGACGAGCTTCAACGGGCGAACCGGTCGCTTCATGCCCTCTCGAAATGTGATGACGCGGTGATACATGCCGGCGAAGAAAAGAGCCTTTTAGAAAATGTTTGCCAGATCATCGTCGAGACGGGCGGGTACAGGATGGCATGGATCGGCTACGTGGAGCACGATGAAGCGAAGACCGTGAGGCCGGTGGCCCAGAAGGGCTACGAGTCCGGGTACCTGGAGAGCGTCCGCATTACCTGGGCCGACCGCGAGCGAGGACGCGGCCCGACCGGGGCGTCCATTCGCACGAAGTCCCCACACGTCATAAGAAATGTGCTTACCGACCCGAGTTTCGCCCCGTGGAGGGAGGAAGCGGTAAAGCGGGGCTATGCGTCGGTACTCGGCCTGCCTTTGATCTCCGAAGGTAACGTCTTCGGCGCCCTCACCATCTATTCCGGGCGCCCGGACGCCTTTGACGAGGTCGAAGTGGCGCTATTAAAAGAGATGGCCGACGACATCGCGTACGGCATCGTGTCACTTCGGTACCGGCTTCGGCAGACAGAGATCGAAAAGGCCCTGCGTAAGAGCCAGTATATTCTTGCGAAGGCCCAGGAGATCGCTCACGTCGGTAACTGGGCATGGAATCCGAGGATCGACGAGATGAGCTGGTCCGACGAGGGGTTCCGGATATTCGGCTATGAGCCCGGCTCAGTCCGGCTTACCCTCGAATGGTTCATTTCGCGCATATTTGAGGGCGATCGGGACAATGTCAGGGAGTTCGCGTACGCGGCAAGGGACGATAATAAGCTGGGCAGCATCGATTATCGTATCATGATGCCGGACGGCACGATCCGGTATGTCACCAGCGTGGCCGACAAGGTAGTGCGGGATCACGACGGCACGGCAAAATGGGTCTATGGCATCAGCCAGGACATCACGGAGCGCAAGCAGGCCGAGGTCGAGCTGCAGGAGGCAAAGGAACAGGCCGAACTATATGTCGACCTCATGGGACACGACATCAATAACATGAACCAGATCGGCATGGGCTACCTGGAGCTCGCGCTGCGGGCGCTCGAGCTCGAGGGAAGCCTGGGGCCGCAATACCGGACTTTTATCGAGAAGCCCTACGAGGCGTTCGAGAGCAGTTCCCGGCTCATTGATACCGTTATCAAGCTCCGGCGGGCGAAGGCCCTCGACATCCGAATGGAAGTCGTTGACCTTGGGCGGATCCTGGATGAAGCGAAAGCCCGATATTCTCTTGTCCCCGGGAGGAGCATTACCATTAACACGCATTACAGCCACGTCCGGCGATACCCCGTCATGGCCAACGTGCTGCTCGCCGACGTTTTCTCTAATCTGCTCGGGAACTCGATCAAGCATTCGGAAGGCCCCCTCGCCATCGACATCCGCCTGTCGCCCCGGGCTGAGCCGGATGGCAAGTACTATGTGGTGACGATCGAGGATAACGGGCCCGGCATACCCGACGACTTGAAGGCCGGCCTGTTCGCCCGCTTCCACCGTGGCAGGACCAAAGCAAAGGGCACGGGGCTCGGGCTGTTCCTGGTAAAGATGCTGGTGGAAAGCTTCAGCGGTAAGATATGGGTAGAAGACCGGGTGCCCGGGGACTTCAGGAAGGGCAGTAAGTTCGTGGTGGTGCTCCGCGCAGCCGATGAATAA
- the tgtA gene encoding tRNA guanosine(15) transglycosylase TgtA — protein sequence MTDVFEITNKDLLGRTGKLYTPHGVVDTPTVMPVINPNLRLIEPKELKRYGAQMLITNSYIIYKSEKWHDRALKDGLHAMLGFDGPIMTDSGAFQLSVYGSVEVTNESIISFERDIGTDIGVPLDIPTPPDVPYERARQELDITLERLAAARGYSGRMMLAGPVQGSTYPDLREEAARRTYAMDFDIYPLGAVVPLMEAYRYRDLVDVVVRSKMGLGPAAPVHLFGAGHPMMLALAVALGCDLFDSAAYALYAKDGRYMTVDGTYHLDQLQHLPCSCPICSNYSVKELAELDEKTRTRLLAEHNLYATFAELKLIKQSIVDGDLMELVERRCRSHPKMLSGLKRMMDYSPYIEQFDPATKSTFFYLGPESCRRPEVIRHNSLLNNIQISGKALITTSRSVDRAGFDQVFYVKVPFGVYPDALGETYPIGQSENIDELECEARDTTLENVLQFIIEHNEAEFTFAYAPSWESPVISRIGEVANIALLE from the coding sequence ATGACCGACGTTTTCGAGATCACCAATAAGGACCTTTTAGGCCGTACGGGGAAGCTATATACGCCTCACGGCGTCGTGGACACGCCTACCGTCATGCCCGTCATCAACCCTAACCTGCGCCTCATCGAGCCCAAAGAGCTGAAACGCTATGGGGCACAGATGCTCATTACGAACTCATATATTATTTATAAAAGCGAGAAATGGCATGACAGGGCCCTTAAAGACGGTCTCCATGCCATGCTGGGCTTTGACGGCCCTATAATGACCGACTCCGGAGCCTTTCAGCTATCTGTATATGGCTCCGTGGAGGTCACGAACGAGTCGATCATCTCTTTCGAGCGGGATATAGGGACCGATATTGGCGTGCCTCTGGACATTCCCACGCCGCCTGATGTGCCTTATGAAAGGGCAAGGCAGGAGCTGGATATCACGCTGGAGCGGCTCGCTGCAGCCCGTGGATACTCTGGCAGGATGATGCTCGCCGGGCCCGTCCAGGGCTCGACGTACCCGGACCTCCGGGAAGAGGCGGCCCGCCGTACATACGCAATGGATTTCGACATATATCCACTGGGGGCGGTCGTGCCCCTGATGGAGGCTTACCGGTACAGGGACCTTGTAGACGTTGTCGTACGGAGCAAGATGGGCCTGGGCCCCGCGGCGCCCGTTCACCTTTTCGGCGCCGGCCATCCAATGATGCTGGCGCTCGCGGTCGCGCTGGGCTGCGACCTCTTCGATTCGGCAGCCTATGCACTATATGCAAAAGACGGCCGCTACATGACCGTTGATGGCACATATCATCTTGACCAGCTCCAGCATTTACCATGCAGCTGCCCCATATGCTCTAATTATTCGGTAAAAGAGCTGGCTGAGCTGGACGAAAAGACCCGGACCAGGCTGCTGGCAGAGCACAACCTGTATGCGACGTTCGCCGAGCTAAAGCTCATTAAACAGAGTATCGTGGACGGCGACCTGATGGAGTTAGTCGAGCGCCGCTGCCGTAGCCACCCGAAGATGCTGTCCGGCCTCAAGCGCATGATGGACTACTCGCCGTACATCGAGCAATTCGACCCGGCCACTAAGTCGACTTTCTTCTACCTGGGCCCCGAGTCATGCCGCAGGCCCGAAGTCATCCGGCATAATAGTCTTCTCAATAATATTCAGATATCCGGCAAAGCGCTGATCACGACCAGCAGGAGCGTAGACAGGGCCGGCTTCGACCAGGTATTTTATGTCAAGGTGCCCTTTGGCGTATACCCGGATGCACTTGGCGAAACCTATCCCATCGGGCAGTCCGAGAACATCGATGAGCTCGAGTGCGAAGCGAGGGACACCACGCTGGAGAACGTGCTGCAATTCATCATCGAGCATAACGAGGCCGAATTCACCTTCGCCTATGCGCCCTCCTGGGAAAGCCCGGTCATATCGCGCATCGGTGAAGTGGCCAATATTGCCCTGCTCGAATGA
- a CDS encoding methanogenesis marker 9 domain-containing protein, whose protein sequence is MSDLFDLKAGYITFKNPVAVASMAGTTDSEFFKNFPEAGLYILGGYSIDEATMNASREMVKRGRKEFISDDIFAFIESELRKVTGKGVVIGINVRATTPEPFLRAAELAKKYGAILEINAHCRQEEMAALNVGEAMLKDRIALARLVSDIKKTGVVLSLKMRSGAVDDVKLARILEKAGLDILHVDAMGMRGTNLNAIKKLRDSTTLFIIGNNSVNNYETAQAMYSAGSDMVSVARAAMANPKLIKGIVSYIEDQQKQTGWYNAPSHICRGGDLRGLTWCCPPIKECPVHGALARANLSPEKFARIKLKFGEGTKLERGSTTCFGSMVWCCKFNKSCYLREDSMAENKLDYKEYTALKKKLSEEIMRNIDKEKVVT, encoded by the coding sequence ATGTCCGATCTCTTTGACCTGAAAGCGGGTTACATAACCTTCAAAAATCCGGTAGCCGTCGCCTCGATGGCCGGCACGACCGATAGCGAGTTCTTTAAAAACTTCCCGGAAGCCGGCCTTTACATCCTGGGCGGCTACAGCATTGACGAGGCCACGATGAACGCGTCCCGGGAAATGGTGAAGCGGGGTAGGAAGGAATTTATCTCCGACGATATTTTTGCGTTTATAGAGTCTGAGCTCCGGAAAGTCACGGGCAAAGGCGTGGTTATCGGCATTAACGTGAGGGCCACGACACCGGAGCCGTTCCTCAGGGCGGCCGAGCTCGCGAAGAAATACGGCGCCATACTCGAGATAAACGCCCACTGCAGGCAGGAAGAGATGGCCGCCCTGAACGTGGGCGAGGCCATGCTCAAGGACCGCATCGCCCTCGCTCGCCTGGTATCGGACATCAAGAAGACGGGAGTCGTCCTTTCATTAAAAATGCGCTCCGGCGCCGTGGACGACGTCAAGCTCGCACGCATTCTCGAAAAGGCGGGCCTTGACATTCTCCACGTGGACGCCATGGGCATGAGGGGCACAAACTTGAACGCAATTAAAAAGCTCCGCGATTCTACAACTCTCTTTATAATAGGTAACAACTCAGTCAACAACTATGAGACCGCTCAGGCCATGTACTCGGCCGGCTCCGACATGGTCTCGGTGGCCAGGGCCGCCATGGCCAACCCGAAGCTCATCAAAGGCATCGTATCGTACATCGAGGACCAGCAAAAACAGACTGGCTGGTACAACGCCCCGTCTCACATATGCCGCGGCGGCGACCTGAGGGGGCTAACGTGGTGCTGTCCCCCCATCAAGGAGTGCCCGGTGCATGGGGCGCTCGCCCGGGCAAACCTGAGCCCCGAGAAGTTCGCCCGCATCAAGCTCAAATTCGGCGAGGGCACGAAGCTCGAGCGGGGAAGCACGACGTGCTTCGGAAGCATGGTCTGGTGCTGCAAGTTCAACAAGTCCTGTTATCTGCGGGAGGATTCCATGGCCGAGAACAAGCTCGACTATAAAGAATATACGGCCCTAAAAAAGAAGCTCTCGGAAGAGATCATGAGGAACATTGATAAGGAAAAAGTCGTGACTTAA
- a CDS encoding triphosphoribosyl-dephospho-CoA synthase, whose translation MAGRLTPSFIARCAVLSMALEVSGTPKPGNIDREHDYVGTKYEDFLASAIGVYPVMEKACREGVGESAPRGIGSLILEASGESVRWQGGGNTHFGAYILLFPLIKSAMRGPLDELRDNAIQVVKETTIQDAVDFYRAFSMVDVRMKESKDLNSNERSLDVSDSSALDELGRRGTTMYDIMEISAKNDMVAREWVEGFRLSFRAAEKIQGKRRTGTMNDATVLTFLELLAEEPDTLVAKKYDMNKAIYVQGLANDVLERRMTLKELSNRLYVEKINPGSTADIIIAGLFISLLNGMRV comes from the coding sequence ATGGCTGGCCGTCTTACCCCTTCTTTCATCGCACGGTGTGCCGTGCTCTCCATGGCCCTGGAGGTTTCGGGCACCCCCAAGCCGGGCAACATCGATAGAGAACACGACTACGTGGGCACGAAGTACGAGGATTTTCTCGCTTCGGCCATCGGCGTGTATCCCGTCATGGAGAAGGCCTGCCGCGAAGGCGTAGGAGAGAGCGCTCCGCGCGGCATCGGATCCTTAATTCTTGAGGCTTCTGGCGAGAGCGTGCGCTGGCAGGGCGGCGGCAACACGCACTTTGGCGCCTACATACTGTTATTCCCTCTTATTAAGTCGGCCATGCGCGGGCCTCTCGACGAGCTAAGAGATAATGCCATCCAGGTCGTAAAAGAGACTACCATCCAGGATGCAGTCGACTTTTACCGTGCTTTCTCCATGGTCGATGTCCGTATGAAAGAGTCAAAGGATCTTAACTCAAATGAACGATCGCTGGATGTCAGCGACAGCAGCGCCCTGGACGAGCTTGGTAGGCGGGGGACCACCATGTACGACATCATGGAGATCTCTGCGAAGAACGACATGGTCGCCCGTGAGTGGGTAGAGGGTTTCCGCCTTAGCTTCCGCGCGGCGGAAAAGATACAGGGCAAGCGACGGACCGGCACGATGAACGACGCCACTGTCCTTACATTTCTTGAGCTCCTCGCCGAGGAGCCTGACACGCTGGTAGCTAAAAAATACGACATGAACAAGGCTATTTACGTGCAGGGCCTGGCAAACGACGTACTGGAGCGGCGCATGACACTTAAAGAGCTATCGAACAGGCTCTATGTCGAGAAGATCAACCCCGGCTCTACGGCGGACATAATCATAGCAGGGCTATTTATCTCCCTGCTCAACGGCATGAGGGTATGA
- a CDS encoding DUF447 domain-containing protein, protein MPAAIEDILREGISEVVVTTVSKSGIPNAAPMGIIRKDNTYIIRMFSDTTTFRNVSDTGFLVANFITDPRIYVISAFQDLSPEYFRFEDGMVPPRLKDAAGWAYFKCQVGEVVNLEPVTAKTAKCTLPVFSRAFAAVIEATIVGTRLRFYKNNEGVKKIKEHEAIVKKCGSPADIEAMKKLKEILNIF, encoded by the coding sequence ATGCCCGCTGCCATCGAGGACATACTCAGGGAAGGCATCAGCGAGGTCGTGGTCACCACTGTTTCGAAGAGCGGCATCCCGAATGCTGCTCCCATGGGCATTATCCGAAAAGACAATACGTACATTATCCGGATGTTTTCCGATACGACGACGTTCCGCAATGTCTCGGACACGGGCTTTCTGGTAGCCAATTTCATCACGGACCCTCGCATTTACGTCATTTCTGCTTTTCAGGATCTCTCGCCGGAATATTTCCGGTTCGAGGACGGCATGGTGCCCCCGAGGCTGAAGGACGCCGCAGGATGGGCATACTTTAAATGCCAGGTCGGGGAAGTCGTAAACCTGGAGCCCGTAACGGCAAAGACCGCAAAATGCACGCTGCCCGTATTCAGCAGGGCATTCGCTGCTGTCATCGAGGCCACGATAGTCGGTACCCGCCTCCGGTTCTACAAGAACAACGAGGGCGTTAAAAAGATCAAGGAGCACGAGGCCATCGTGAAAAAATGCGGCAGCCCGGCCGATATTGAGGCTATGAAAAAACTAAAAGAGATACTGAATATTTTTTAG
- a CDS encoding transposase: MKSLESVYNNYGGLPPDSFFQFFKYSMDDVIRGADWFFECQAKLVDLHGCAIAIDLNDVEHWGVEDEYVHPKKGLNKNTYVLRYAVASLVDESRKLALACMPVTTNDKLSDIVRVLLEKTMSHVLVDVVLFDRGFYNATILKTVDDLGMQFVIPLRKSMTSDNVWEESKKRGEYKLRYTVKGETDQVRAWLYLEEKKKEKKEDGRKEKGKRKGRNKSKKKREREYVGVISNMDVCPELVQNFMDWYFVRNNVETGFKEKNQYKIRTCSTDKAYRYLIYCISLYLMNLVQVVRMVNNTFFRNDEMKKLVKQLLRLEGSLIGEHRLSRTLIVIA, from the coding sequence ATGAAGAGCCTGGAATCTGTGTATAACAATTACGGGGGGCTCCCTCCGGACAGTTTCTTCCAGTTTTTCAAGTACTCCATGGACGATGTGATACGGGGAGCTGACTGGTTCTTCGAGTGTCAGGCCAAATTGGTGGACCTGCATGGCTGTGCTATTGCCATCGACTTGAACGATGTGGAGCACTGGGGAGTGGAGGACGAGTACGTGCACCCTAAAAAGGGCCTTAACAAGAACACGTACGTCCTCCGGTACGCCGTGGCCTCCCTTGTAGACGAGAGCCGCAAGCTCGCTCTGGCATGTATGCCCGTCACTACGAACGATAAACTCTCGGACATTGTACGAGTCCTCCTTGAAAAGACAATGAGCCATGTCCTGGTTGACGTCGTCCTGTTCGACCGGGGATTCTACAATGCCACCATCCTCAAAACCGTGGATGACTTGGGCATGCAATTCGTGATCCCCCTCAGGAAAAGCATGACATCGGACAATGTCTGGGAGGAATCGAAAAAACGGGGAGAATACAAATTACGGTATACAGTAAAGGGCGAAACAGACCAGGTACGGGCATGGCTATACCTCGAAGAGAAAAAGAAAGAGAAAAAAGAGGATGGTAGAAAAGAAAAGGGCAAAAGAAAGGGACGGAACAAGAGCAAGAAGAAGCGAGAAAGGGAGTACGTGGGAGTGATCAGCAATATGGACGTGTGCCCGGAACTGGTCCAGAATTTCATGGACTGGTACTTCGTAAGGAACAACGTGGAAACAGGTTTTAAAGAGAAGAACCAGTACAAGATACGAACATGCAGCACCGACAAAGCCTACCGATACCTTATCTATTGCATCAGCCTTTACCTGATGAACCTCGTACAGGTCGTAAGAATGGTTAACAACACCTTTTTCAGGAACGACGAGATGAAAAAACTCGTAAAACAATTACTGAGACTTGAAGGATCGCTGATAGGAGAGCACAGGCTCTCAAGAACCCTGATAGTGATTGCTTAG